One window of the Amycolatopsis mediterranei genome contains the following:
- a CDS encoding ABC transporter substrate-binding protein — protein MPSRFRWTIFPDPNRDFPHRWTDWWRLSAVLAVVLLLAGGLVWQQPLQRAFTCGWFDGSAWSAGDECVGLSDGSYDFGLDRFSAVLHVVEQQNAAAADKCDPQGTPVTVGVLLTLTDRNAGGRALHELEGMAAGQRHANDTGCLHPMRLVVANVGAYGPDNEAVEVARALADDPDVVAVAGLGLSRQRSAEVADLLAAAKVPMVSDLITAEGFDQTGSRDDQPDFRACDPDITYPRGIGRDYFYRVAYRNAVQIEQLAAALPGRPDFLMVPTGGSDPYPCTALPLMQRRFGGKITEVKFDADEASTVPLTAQRVCGAAKDVEVLYIARGGDLARFLFSLDEALVGGRCAAGSVTVVSTSDGLRVRSPEDNAMLEDLRLRALRSPSFTDGRIRLVSTLVSGADRFRGDNPGFRDLEMAFAGAGFDATHLDDGWAVNGYDAVTTISAALRTLPSAKPVQRSQVNTAISGFSSSGQAVAGAGGPITFDNSGNRADAGPPVVRVCPQPAPDGDRPARTPSVVVHPGTPPDC, from the coding sequence GTGCCCTCGCGCTTCCGCTGGACGATCTTCCCCGACCCGAACCGGGATTTCCCGCACCGGTGGACGGACTGGTGGCGGCTGTCCGCCGTGCTCGCCGTCGTCCTCCTGCTGGCGGGCGGCCTGGTCTGGCAGCAGCCGCTGCAGCGGGCGTTCACCTGCGGCTGGTTCGACGGCTCCGCGTGGTCGGCCGGCGACGAGTGCGTGGGGCTCAGCGACGGCTCGTACGACTTCGGCCTCGACCGCTTCTCCGCCGTGCTGCACGTGGTCGAGCAGCAGAACGCCGCCGCCGCGGACAAGTGCGATCCCCAGGGCACCCCGGTGACGGTCGGCGTGCTGCTGACGCTGACCGACCGCAACGCCGGCGGGCGCGCGCTGCACGAGCTCGAGGGCATGGCCGCCGGGCAGCGCCACGCCAACGACACCGGCTGCCTGCACCCGATGCGGCTGGTGGTCGCGAACGTCGGCGCCTACGGGCCGGACAACGAGGCCGTCGAAGTGGCCCGGGCGCTCGCGGACGACCCGGATGTCGTGGCGGTCGCCGGGCTCGGGCTGAGCCGGCAGCGCTCGGCCGAGGTGGCGGACCTGCTGGCGGCGGCGAAGGTCCCGATGGTGTCGGACCTGATCACCGCCGAGGGCTTCGACCAGACCGGGTCCCGCGACGACCAGCCGGACTTCCGCGCGTGCGACCCGGACATCACCTACCCGCGCGGGATCGGGAGGGACTACTTCTACCGCGTCGCCTACCGGAACGCCGTGCAGATCGAGCAGCTCGCCGCGGCGCTGCCCGGCCGCCCGGACTTCCTCATGGTGCCCACCGGCGGCTCCGACCCGTACCCGTGCACCGCGCTGCCGCTGATGCAGCGCCGGTTCGGCGGCAAGATCACCGAGGTCAAGTTCGACGCCGACGAAGCCAGCACGGTCCCGCTGACCGCCCAACGGGTCTGCGGCGCGGCGAAGGACGTCGAAGTGCTCTACATCGCGCGCGGTGGCGACCTGGCCCGGTTCCTCTTCAGCCTCGACGAAGCCTTGGTCGGCGGCCGGTGCGCGGCCGGGTCGGTCACCGTGGTCAGCACGTCCGACGGCCTCCGGGTCCGCTCGCCGGAGGACAACGCGATGCTGGAGGACCTCCGCCTGCGGGCGCTGCGTTCGCCCAGCTTCACCGACGGCCGGATCCGGCTGGTGTCCACACTGGTCTCCGGCGCCGACCGCTTCCGCGGCGACAACCCCGGGTTCCGCGACCTCGAAATGGCGTTCGCCGGCGCCGGCTTCGACGCGACCCACCTCGACGACGGCTGGGCGGTCAACGGCTACGACGCGGTGACCACGATCTCGGCGGCCCTGCGCACGCTCCCGTCGGCGAAGCCGGTCCAGCGCAGCCAGGTCAACACGGCGATCAGCGGGTTCTCTTCGAGTGGCCAGGCGGTGGCGGGCGCCGGCGGGCCGATCACGTTCGACAACAGCGGAAACCGCGCGGACGCGGGTCCCCCGGTGGTCCGGGTCTGCCCGCAGCCCGCCCCGGACGGCGACCGGCCGGCGCGGACCCCGAGCGTGGTCGTCCACCCGGGCACCCCGCCGGACTGCTGA